From the Pongo pygmaeus isolate AG05252 chromosome X, NHGRI_mPonPyg2-v2.0_pri, whole genome shotgun sequence genome, one window contains:
- the ZNF674 gene encoding zinc finger protein 674 isoform X6 codes for MLENYSHLVSVGYLVAKPDVIFRLGPGEESWMADGGTPVRTCAGEDRPEVWQVDEQVDHYKESQDKLLWQAAFIGKETLKDESGQECKICRKIIYLNTDFVSVKQRLPKYYSWGRCSKHNLNFLSQNRSYVRKKDDGCKAYWKVCLHYNLHKAQPAEKFFDPNQRGKALHQKRALRKSQRSQTGEKLYKCTECGKVFIQKANLVVHQRTHTGEKPYECCECAKAFSQKSTLIAHQRTHTGEKPYECSECGKTFIQKSTLIKHQRTHTGEKPFVCDKCPKAFKSSYHLIRHEKTHIRQAFYKGIKCTKSSLIYQRIHTSEKPECSEHGKASDDRPSPTKHWRTHTKENIYECSKCGKSFRGKSHLSVHQRIHTGEKPYECSICGKTFSGKSHLSVHHRTHTGEKPYECRRCGKAFGEKSTLIVHQRMHTGEKPYKCNECGKAFSEKSPLIKHQRIHTGERPYECTDCKKAFSRKSTLIKHQRIHTGEKPYKCNECGKAFSVKSTLIVHHRTHTGEKPYECRDCGKAFSGKSTLIKHQRSHTGDKNL; via the coding sequence aagtctGGCAAGTTGACGAGCAGGTAGATCACTACAAGGAAAGCCAAGACAAACTTCTGTGGCAAGCTGCATTCATAGGCAAGGAAACACTGAAGGATGAAAGTGGTCAAGAAtgtaaaatatgtagaaaaatcaTTTATCTCAACACAGACTTTGTTTCCGTAAAACAAAGACTCCCTAAATATTATTCATGGGGAAGGTGTTCAAAACATAATTTAAACTTTCTTAGTCAAAATAGAAGCTATGTACGAAAGAAAGATGATGGATGTAAGGCATATTGGAAAGTATGCCTCCATTATAATCTTCATAAAGCTCAACCTGCAGAGAAATTTTTTGACCCTAATCAACGAGGGAAAGCCCTCCACCAAAAGCGAGCCCTTAGAAAAAGTCAGAGAAGTCAAACTGGGGAGAAACTCTACAAATGTACTGAATGTGGAAAAGTGTTTATCCAGAAAGCAAACTTAGTTGTACATCaaagaactcacactggagagaaaccttatgaatgcTGTGAATGTGCAAAAGCCTTCAGCCAGAAGTCAACCCTCATAGCACACCAGAGAACTCACACAGGGGAGAAGCCCTATGAATGCAGTGAATGTGGAAAAACCTTTATCCAGAAGTCAACTCTGATTAAACATCAACGAactcatacaggagagaaaccatTTGTATGTGACAAATGTCCAAAAGCCTTTAAGAGTTCATATCATCTTATTAGACATGAAAAAACACATATTAGACAAGCATTTTATAAAGGTATTAAATGTACTAAGTCCAGCCTTATATATCAAAGGATTCACACAAGTGAGAAACCTGagtgcagtgaacatgggaaagCCTCTGATGACAGGCCCAGTCCCACTAAACATTGGAGAACTCATAcaaaagagaacatttatgagTGTAGTAAATGTGGGAAAAGCTTCAGAGGAAAGTCACACCTCTCTGttcatcagagaattcatacaggagagaaaccctatgaatgtagtATATGTGGGAAGACTTTCAGTGGAAAGTCACACCTCTCTGTTCATCATAGAactcatacaggagagaaaccttatgaatgcAGAAGATGTGGGAAAGCCTTTGGGGAGAAGTCAACCCTTATTGTACATCAGAGAATgcatacaggagagaaaccctataaatgcaacgaatgtgggaaagcctttagtGAGAAGTCACCACTGATtaaacatcagagaattcatacaggAGAGAGACCCTATGAATGCACTGACTGTAAAAAAGCCTTCAGTAGGAAGTCAACTCTCATcaaacatcagagaattcatacaggagaaaaaccttacaaatgtaatgaatgtgggaaggccttcagTGTGAAATCAACTCTCATTGTGCATCACAGAactcatacaggagagaaaccttatgaatgcAGAGACTGTGGGAAAGCATTCAGTGGGAAGTCAACTCTCATTAAACATCAGAGAAGTCACACAGGAGATAAAAACCTATGA